TGAGATAGATAATTATTCAAGACCCAAATACCCCAGATAAACACTCTCGAGTACGCGGTTTCCTTGTGGGTtctttctcctctctctctcgagTCTTGACTGTGCTCAGGTTTCTATGTCTCCTCTGACAAAGATAGATACTTGGGAGACTAAGAAAGTGAGAGACTTCTAGCGGTAGTTTGTAGCATCCAGCAGTAGAAGTAGGACTCGtacaatttaaaatttaattgaaCCAAGGGGAAATTGATTTCTAACTGATTATACAAGATGAGGACCGTTGATTCTTCAGAGTGCCCAAGTAGTATGTGTGGATTCTTGGTTGTTGAAGCTTATCCTAAAAGGTATTCTTCTAAGATCCCCTCTGATTTGGTCCTTTTCTTGGGCCTTGGTTTCATAGATTGGTAATATATGTTTGTATCACCATTCATTTTACTCCTCTGCCTACTTTTCTGTATACTTAATATTTCTCGAATTCTTCCATTCCTCATATAGGATACAGATTTTGTTTCTGTGTCTTCAGTAACTTCATTTCTAGGTTTTCTGTAACCAAGATTACAGATTTGATGGGTATGATTCAGTATCTCCCGCCTGTCTTTGGAGGGTTCAATGAAATTCTTgggtttgggttggatttagTCTTCATCTAGCCCTTTCTTCTTTGTCTTACTGTATTTACTGTATACTTATACTAAGGGATATTAAAGTTTTTCTTGGAGGGGGAAAAAAGgaatactctttttttttttggatcttattgtattttcttctcttgttctCGATTTCTgtttaactttttcttttttcctaccTATTGGGTCGGGAGGTGTTTTTTTGTTTGTCCTATATTTCAATTCAGAGTACTTTCTGATTGACAGTTACACAACTTCAGTCTTGTTAAAACTAAGGGTATAGAAAACCTGTGAGATTTCATGAAGTTGATATGGTTATGTAGTAGGCACACATGATGAATAAATTTAGGATATTAATGGAGGTGGGTTGTTGTAGTTGGGACTGATATGATGGGGGTGTTTGTAAAGATTGCTTTTTTGTGCAAATAATCCTTGGTGGTGAATATTATTATCCACCGATAACCTGAAATCTCCTGGGAGACCTTGTGAGATGGTAGATTCTCTACTCACATCTTTATCAATGGAGAATCATCACCCTTCGACCCTGTTGTCAATGGATTCAAGTGCCTCCTCTTCACACGATGAGCTTGATCTAGAGATGAATCGGCAAGTTGTTTTACCCCGTCCGCCGCCTGATATTAACCTACCTCTATCCACTGAGCGTAATTCACCTCAGTCATGGAACCCAGAACACTGTGACATTCTTGATGTTGGGCTTGGGTCCCAAATGTATGAGACAGAAACTTTTCTCACTGTTCCCAAGGTTGGGAGGAAATGTGCCAAAAGGGGTGATAGCATCTGGGGTGCTTGGTTTTTCTTTAGCTTTTACTTTAGGCCAGTATTGAATGAGAAATCAAAGGCCAAGATTACAAGGGATGGTAATGGTCTTTCTGGGTTTGACAAATCTGATCTGCAGCTTGATGTCTTCATGGTTCAGCATGATATGGAGAATATGTATATGTGGGTTTTTAAGGAAAGGCCTGAGAATGCACTGGGTAAGATGCAACTTCGGAGCTATATGAATGGCCATTCTCGTCAAGGAGAGCGTCCTTTTCCATTTAGTGTTGACAAGGGTTTTGTACGATCTCATAGGATGCAACGAAAGCATTACAGGGGCCTCTCAAACCCCCAGTGTGTTCATGGTATCGAGGTTGTTCCATCCCCTAATCTTTTGGGTCTCGATGAAGATGAAAGAAAAAGGTGGGCCGAACTAACAGGGAGGGACATAAACTTCACTATCCCACATGAAGCAAGTGATTACGGTTCTTGGAGAAACCTTCCCAGCACTGAGTTTGAGCTTGAGAGACCACCCGCTATAATAAAGAACAATTCCCATTCCCAGTCAAAAAAATTGCTTAATGGGTCAGGATTGAATCTATCTACTCAGCCATCCAGCCATAGCAATGGGGATTCAATGGATCTATCACCTGTTAGTGGCAAGCGGAGGAAAGATTTCTTCTCACATGGAAATGAAGAGGACTGTTATCTGACAGTGAATCCTCCTGATCGAATTCCTGATCTGGAAACTCACCCGAATGAGCCTCACTGGTTGAATGAATTTAGTGGCGTATTAAGGCATGTCTATGGACCGGTAACAGCTGCAAAATCAATATACGAGGATGAAGAAGGTTACTTGATCATAATTAGCTTGCCGTTTGTTGACCTTCAAAGGGTGAAAGTTTCATGGCGCAATACTCTCACACATGGGATCATCAAAGTGTCTTGTGTGAGCACATCTCGAATGCCTTTCATCAAGAGGCTCGACAGGACTTTCAAGCTGACAGATCCTTCTTCGGAACACTGCCCTCCAGGAGAATTTATTAGGGAGATCCCTCTTTCAACCCGCATACCTGAAGACGCGAATATAGAAGCATACTATGATGGAACAGGGACAGTGCTAGAGATTCTAGTGCCAAAACTTCGCGAGGGGCCAGAAGAACATGAAGTCCGAGTTTGCCTACGGCCTCATTTTGCAGGCAATGATCTTATGTTGACTTGAGAGGCACAGCTAAGTTGTATGGGTGGTTGGTTAGTGATGGTGCTTCATTGTGTACTGACTTTTTTAGTAATCAAGACGTCAGAACAAGTGCCTCAAAACTTGTTTATGTTTCATTTTAGGTTCAGATATTGCTTTTGGTTGTTTGGTGATATTCATCTGCCAGGCCTTGATTACACAACCATCCTTTTGCTGCTGTATTCTCTTAAATGGTTGCTATTTAAGTTATTACTGGAGTTTCTCTATATTGGTGTTCGTTCCCCAATCTGTTTGTGGAAACATGCTTAGACGCAcctaaataaatgaaaatattcGTTCTTGTATATTCAATGGCTAATTTTGTAATTGAAAAGGGTCTCTAATTATTGATGAGAACTAGCATCTTCTCTTCCTTATGTGGTAGATTTTGCAGTTTCCTTGCACCCGGTCGTTCATGTTCATTTGTTCAGGTTTTTCTGTCTCTGTATTCTTGGAGAGGAACTTCCAAATCAAATGCAGCTAAAATAGATTAGAATGACGAATCACACAAAAACATGATCCTTTGCTCAGCCACAAAAACCCCATCCTAAGGGGCATCCTTGCTATGGGTCCAACGCATCTAACTTATCACATGCCGTGGCGTCTTTGCTGTTGGTTGGTCTCCGGTAGCCTAAGATGTCGGGCAACCTCTTTTAAGTATTATAATAACAACGGGAAATAGTGCTATAATAACCGATTAGAGAAAGGGTCCGGTATTTCTCAGACAGACGGCAACTTTTGTAATTGAATGGAGCAGGAATTTGATAGGTACTGGTGGAGGGTGATATGGGCTAGTTCATATACTTCAGGAGCCCATCAGGAGCTTGGGACTATAAAATTCCAAAGTGCCCATCCTGTGTTTTAGGGACCACCTGTCCACTTCTTCATTGGAGCCGATGTTTGTGAGGTTGAAATCCATAATTGGAGTTACAATAGTTGAAGGAACTGTTACATAGGTGATACTTTCTAGCTTTGACAAGAGGCTTAAGTTCTAGTTGTCATCTATTCGTGGAGTCTGAGTCAAATATTGTTGTCTTCTTTGCTTTAGAACCATAGATTACATAAAGTACCGCTGGTTAAGGTCAAGGTTGCATGCAAGAAAGACTTTGGGTGAATCTACAGGGTGTAAATGAGTCGAGTTTAATCGAGTAATTCACGAGCCTACTCGATCAaagttcgagctcgaactcgcaTTAATCGAGTTTGAGTTCGATCTACTTGACGGGTCGAAATCGAGGATAATACGTGAAATTTAAAAGCTCGTCGAATTTAATCGAACTCTATCAAGTTCCATACAAACACACGcacatataattttttatttattcatatgaaatgtttattttgtttcttatctaaaattatataaatttatatttattaaactcAATTAGGCTAAATTAACCTTGATGAGCATGAGTTCGAGCTCGATGAGTTCaagtccaaattttttttacttgaCTCGAGTTCAAATAGTACACTACTCGAGTTCAAGTAGTGCATCACCCCCGAGTTTGACTCAAATAGTACCAAGCTACCAATCAAGTGCGGAATCACAACCAATATTAACTGTGAAAAACTGATGCTTAATTGGTTACGGTATTACTTTTATCCCTAAGTCGACGcgattcttttttatttattttttgttaaattttcgATTGCTTTGTATCCCTTCATATGACAATAACACAGTTACGCAACATAGTATTTTATGATTCCTAAAGTTTTATAGATCCACAGGGATTGGAACAGACAGATAGATGCACTGAGGTACAGTGCAGCTACATAACTGGAGCATTCCTTTGAGTTGGGATGTATTATTGAGCCTTTTTATGTTAGTGGTGGGGAATGGGATTGTATTATTGAGTTGTTCTACTGATTTTGTTGTTGATCTTCAAGCTATAGATCATGGAGACACTAATCCAACTTTTATAAATATGGATTGACCTTTATTTCTCCTTGGGAAcacctagtatatatatattttttttaaaaaaaaaaggaaataaaagaggaaaaagatacAAGTAGTGAAATACGAACCACCAGCAGACACAATAGGACAAGATTTGCATACGTAGTTGAATTTTTGGTGGTCACAGAGAGTGTCTTTTGTGCACTTTATACACTCCAGAGATAATGTGAGATGATTCTGCTCATGCAATGGACCTTCAACTGAAAGTACATCTTCAACGGCAGTATTCCATTGGACTTGACGAGTGCTATTCCTTTTTCGGTGCCGAGACGAGTCCTCCTATTTGTGGTATGAGAAGTCTTaggtcaaaagaaaaaaaaaaaaccattggaAAATATCTTAGTTTTAGGGCTATCAATAAAAGATGCGTATTACTGAAAATCGGTGCAGTTCCAGAATAGGGTTGGTGGCAGTATTAGTAGTTACCAATCTTCTGATCTTGGGTTTTTTGAGACGAGGACTTGTGAACCCATGCGGCGTAGAACAGTAAGCATTTTCGGGATGACAATGGTGGAGTGCAGAGGCCAAGAGTACCAGCAACCAGCAACAAATAGGTTGGTGTTTGAATCAGAAAGAGCCCTCAACAATACAATACTGTATGGATGTTATTCTTGACGCAGCAATTTCCCTGCTTACCAACACCTTTGAGTTCTTAATCCTTATCCTTCCATCTCCATCCTCCTCCTCAAACTAAATTATACTCCTCTTATTTTTCACCACCACCCAAAAGGCCAAGGAAAAACTACCAAAAACAAGCAAAGCTATTATGTTTTGCTTAGGAATCAAGAATTTCCCTTCTCAGAATTAACTGATTGTGGCATAAATTAAAGGCAAAACTTTTCTGATTGTGCACTTAGGAAAGCTGAAtcaaagataaatttttttttttttggattcttgGGTGATTTAGAAAGGGCTCTGGGAGTGTGAAATTTGATAGTTACTAGTGTTTGCTGGGACTAGGGCTTTCAGCCGAGGGTTTAGGTCAAGCCATCTGCATTTCTAGGTTTGTTGATGTTTTGTGATGGACTGCAAGATTGAAAATTGTCATAACTAATGATTTGGAAATTACTAATGCCATATGGTGCATCgagaatttgattttttttttttttgacaaatttgagAGATAGCATGTTTCTCTACCAATCATATAGGAGGATTTTGGGATAAATGTGTCAAGGTCCTATAATTGGGTGACTATGGGTCTTTTGTGACACGCTAATGTGTAACATTTATGTTACATAACCTTAAGCATTGACATGCATCCTTCTCTTGAGTTCAACTTAATTGGGAGTATAATAATTCTAATAATTTAAAGATGAAATCAAAGGTGTCAACATATTAGAGCGTGTAACATAAATGTTACAATCCATTATCTAATAGAAGACTTGTTGCCTAATTGAGCAGCAGAGTACCCTAAGATTGActgctacttttttttttcctttttcttttaagaAAATTGGGCTATttccatagttattaaacttaGCTCAGAAAAGAATCTGGCGAAAGAGATGGGTTAGCGGGTTACTATTTGAAGACTTGTTGCCTAATTGAGCAGTAGAGTTACCCTAAGATTGActgctactttttttttcctttttcttttaaaaaaattggctatttccatagttattaaattcaattcaaaaaaaatctaGCGAAAGAAGTGGGTCAACAGGTCATTGGTTCAACCAAAATCCACTACCAGTGACTCGCTAACCCACCTTTTTCGCTGAATTCCTTTTCGGGCCGAGTTTAAAACAGTGagtcactaaatatatttaaatattatatctcATAATTTTTGATATAGGATATATGATGTAAATTGTAATACACAATGCCATAGCAATtgctcatttaatttaattcgCTATAGAATAATTAGTTCATATAAGAATTAGcaaaacataaatttaattagtaatccatcaaattttaagtgtaaaattttatctGTGTTTAGTGTAATTATCTTAACTTATTAAcaaattttaagtgcaaaaaatttattaaaaacaatatttttctttaaaaagaattatgtaatatgttatttttaaatccattttataacttatagagTTTAAGGGgtcataaatttttattaaaagatttcaaataaatttgttttagagaaataaaaaaagaatattttttaaaattggcAAAACGTTCATACGGTATAAGAAGGCCATTCAATTAACATATGGCAAGTGGTTTGGTAGTGAGGATACTGTAAATGCTTGCCCAAAGTCCCAAGATTGAATCTTAGCAAGAgctttctaaaattttttttcacaaaacatGATTCGTTAACAAAACCAACCGGATTTTTAGTTTAATCCGATTGAACCGCTATCTAATTGGAGATCCAGCTCGGTCCAATAGCCGTTCATTGGGTTGATTAGTTTGACCATTGGGTGGGGTTGAATTTAAGAATTATGCTATTTCTGTTCATCAATGAAAAGTTAACGAGTAGGATAAGAGTAGTCATTTAGGCTCATTACGAAATTATCTTTTAATAATCTTAAAATAAGGCCTGACcgtttaaacaaaaaactagtTTGGATATATTTTTGGACCCTTAGGAAGGGCTTTGGGCATTTTGCACCCTTAGTTGTAATAAAAATAGAGAAGCTTGCTATCAACATGCATAGTATCAACCTTATTATTTGTTTCCTGATGTCACGTAGAAGTAAGGATAGCCACAGTTCCAAATTTGTTGGTTCGGTTTCAAAAATTGCCGGTTCTAATTTTCTTTAAATGATGAGACCGTTTGGATAGTTACGGTTCCGGTTCTGGAACTTTTGGTTCAGGTTTCAATTACAATTCCAGTTCCTTTTAGTTATGGTTTCAGTTCTTTCCAGTTACAGTTCTAGTTATATTTAATCACTTATGCAAAATTAAATATGAAATAATGTGACTGAATttagaataaaatgaaaattagagAAAATGAATTTAGAAGGAAAATAACACTTTTATTATATCACTAGCTGactataaaaagaaaataattcaaatttaatgagaaaataCATTATATCTATTGAACattttaaataaaacaaaagataaatacttttttttattggaattgaaatgaaataggAAAAATATCTCAATTTGCATTAAATTGGcacatatatatgtgtgtgtgtgtgtgcgcctatatatatatatatatatatatatatatatatatatatatattcttaaaaTAGATGGTCCCAGTTAGTgctgttaatcgagccgagtcgagccgaGTATCTGAACGCCGAGCTCGACTCGTGACGAATTCGAGCCAAGCTCGAGCTCGCTCGATAGCGCTAACGAGCCATAATACgcactcgaactcgactcgactcgaaaaAAGGAAATgtgactcgaactcgagctcgagctcgactcgtttatcaTAAACGAGCCAGGCTCggacgagctcgagctcgagctcgaaatatCTATCCGAGCTCGAGGCTCGAGTTCGAGGCTCGAGGCTCGAGGCTCGATTTTAGACTCGAGTTCGAAGCTCGAGACTCGATTTTGAGGCTCGATTTCAAAATTCAACAATCAGTTATTTACGAAGTCCTGCTCCAACATATCCAGATTTAGGCtatccaaaatcaacaaaaaatatTAGGATTGGCAACCAATGCCATTCACATTCAACAATACACAAACTCTAACCACATTTCATCCAAGACAAATAAGACCATAACATCCATGATCCATACAACACAAACTCCAGGGCTGCAGTCAACAAATACACAAACTACAGTCTAATTCCATATGAAACAACATTCATAAGAGCCAATATACCATAACAGGTTTTGTCCAGCCAAATAAACGCACAAACTACAGCCAAATAACCATGTAAAACACTGCTACATAGCTTAAAAATTGTCCAACTTCAAACACCTGACAAGAAAAAGTACAACCCCTTCAGAAATCACAAGAAAAAGTACAGCTTCACAAGTCCAGCTTtacaaatcacaagaaacaGCATCACATATTCcagaaaacagccttcaaatgTCCGGAAgatcaattt
The Coffea arabica cultivar ET-39 chromosome 6c, Coffea Arabica ET-39 HiFi, whole genome shotgun sequence genome window above contains:
- the LOC140008206 gene encoding uncharacterized protein, translated to MVDSLLTSLSMENHHPSTLLSMDSSASSSHDELDLEMNRQVVLPRPPPDINLPLSTERNSPQSWNPEHCDILDVGLGSQMYETETFLTVPKVGRKCAKRGDSIWGAWFFFSFYFRPVLNEKSKAKITRDGNGLSGFDKSDLQLDVFMVQHDMENMYMWVFKERPENALGKMQLRSYMNGHSRQGERPFPFSVDKGFVRSHRMQRKHYRGLSNPQCVHGIEVVPSPNLLGLDEDERKRWAELTGRDINFTIPHEASDYGSWRNLPSTEFELERPPAIIKNNSHSQSKKLLNGSGLNLSTQPSSHSNGDSMDLSPVSGKRRKDFFSHGNEEDCYLTVNPPDRIPDLETHPNEPHWLNEFSGVLRHVYGPVTAAKSIYEDEEGYLIIISLPFVDLQRVKVSWRNTLTHGIIKVSCVSTSRMPFIKRLDRTFKLTDPSSEHCPPGEFIREIPLSTRIPEDANIEAYYDGTGTVLEILVPKLREGPEEHEVRVCLRPHFAGNDLMLT